The Desmonostoc muscorum LEGE 12446 genome includes a region encoding these proteins:
- a CDS encoding glutamate-5-semialdehyde dehydrogenase has protein sequence MTVEVLDERPEPISIAQRAHQASLKLGITKGADRSRAVLAMAQALERSFDDILEANTLDLEASREMAVPELILDWLKLTPTRLETTVDILQRLGELSDPLRRVRNADYQLEDSQSYSQLMPLGVIGFIYEAFPDLGAIAAGFCIKTGNSIILKGSAEASHSNAAIASVLQTAIAEVGLPSGCLELIAAEHGASIRDLVTQDEYVNLVIPYGRSSLTQQVVRQSTCPVLKSAMGNCYLYWSLNASLEMVRWMIIDSHQSEPDPVNAIEKVLIHRQALPSSLAVLWNSLMEKGFEIKGDAELVEAFPQLQLVKEGEWGNPYLTRTVAFKLVDSLESAIAWINQYSSGHADSIVTESYQESRQFALGVNSASTYINSSPRFSRNPSRGDSVFLGMSNQKGHRRGFISLETLTTVKHIVQGNGRF, from the coding sequence ATGACTGTTGAAGTTTTGGACGAACGCCCCGAACCGATTAGTATTGCTCAACGAGCGCATCAAGCTTCCCTAAAATTGGGGATCACAAAGGGAGCAGACCGGAGCCGCGCGGTATTGGCGATGGCACAGGCGCTTGAGCGCTCATTTGACGACATTCTAGAAGCCAACACCTTGGATTTAGAAGCCAGTCGGGAAATGGCAGTGCCAGAGTTGATATTGGACTGGCTAAAGTTGACTCCCACAAGGCTAGAGACGACCGTGGACATTTTACAACGGTTGGGGGAATTATCAGATCCGCTGCGGCGCGTCAGGAATGCTGATTACCAATTGGAAGATTCCCAGAGTTACTCCCAGTTAATGCCCTTAGGAGTGATTGGATTTATTTATGAAGCATTTCCCGATTTAGGGGCGATCGCAGCGGGTTTTTGTATCAAAACTGGCAATAGCATAATTCTCAAAGGTAGTGCTGAAGCAAGCCATTCTAACGCGGCCATCGCTTCAGTACTGCAAACTGCGATCGCCGAAGTTGGTTTACCATCGGGCTGTCTAGAACTGATTGCAGCCGAACACGGTGCTTCAATTCGGGATTTAGTCACCCAAGACGAGTACGTGAATTTAGTGATTCCCTACGGACGTTCTAGCTTGACGCAGCAGGTAGTACGACAGTCAACTTGCCCAGTCTTAAAATCAGCAATGGGTAATTGTTACCTCTACTGGTCGCTAAATGCCAGCTTAGAAATGGTGCGCTGGATGATTATTGATAGCCATCAGAGCGAACCAGATCCAGTCAATGCCATTGAAAAAGTCCTAATTCATCGTCAAGCCTTGCCATCATCCCTAGCAGTTCTCTGGAACAGCTTAATGGAAAAAGGTTTTGAAATTAAAGGCGATGCAGAACTAGTAGAAGCCTTTCCCCAGTTGCAGTTGGTGAAGGAAGGCGAATGGGGAAACCCTTATTTAACTAGGACAGTAGCTTTTAAACTGGTGGATAGCTTAGAATCTGCGATCGCCTGGATTAATCAATACAGTAGTGGTCATGCCGACTCCATCGTTACTGAATCCTACCAGGAAAGTCGGCAGTTTGCCTTAGGAGTTAACAGCGCCTCCACCTACATCAACAGTTCCCCCCGTTTTTCCCGCAACCCCTCGCGGGGAGATTCAGTATTTCTCGGTATGTCTAACCAAAAAGGTCATCGTCGGGGATTTATCAGTCTGGAAACCTTGACCACCGTTAAGCACATCGTTCAGGGAAATGGCAGGTTTTAA
- a CDS encoding alkaline phosphatase D family protein — translation MEILDCERLLANRCRRRSFLLGAGFLTGLTVASQWHPVSANSRFSGYPFSLGVASGDPLPDSVVIWTRLAPKPLSGGGMPLVNVPVRWQVALDENMKQVVRRGTVLATPELAHSVHVDVRGLDPNRWYWYQFQVGREVSPIGRTRTAPAFYGSISQLNFAFVSCQDWQNGYYTAYRHLAEENLDLVLHLGDYIYEYGPQPGGPRQHNSPEIITLADYRNRHALYKTDPNLQAAHAAFPWIVTWDDHEVDNNYANLIPEDNQTQEAFKKRRANAYQAYYEHMPLRQSSLPNGPDALLYRRFTFGNLAEFNVLDTRQYRTDQPCDDGLKPQCPQAFDPNATMTGSEQEQWLLKGLDQSRSRWNVIAQQTMLAEYNFNSNPGVGVFNVDQWDGYVAARNRLLSFLNQRQPSNPVVITGDIHSSWVHDLKLDFTNPKSATVGTEFVGTSITSDFPTSFIAPVQASLRNNPHTKFFDGAFRGYVRCKLTPQRWQSDYRVVSSIVDLNATVKTLASFVVQNGQPGAYRS, via the coding sequence ATGGAAATTCTGGATTGTGAGCGCCTGCTAGCAAATCGGTGCAGACGGCGGAGTTTTTTGCTGGGTGCAGGATTCTTGACGGGGTTAACAGTAGCTAGCCAATGGCATCCTGTATCGGCCAATTCTCGGTTTTCTGGCTATCCGTTCAGTCTTGGTGTGGCTTCTGGCGATCCTTTACCGGATAGTGTTGTCATCTGGACAAGGTTGGCTCCTAAGCCACTCTCTGGAGGTGGAATGCCATTGGTAAATGTCCCAGTGCGGTGGCAAGTTGCCCTAGATGAAAACATGAAACAGGTGGTGCGTCGAGGAACAGTGCTAGCTACACCAGAGTTAGCACACTCAGTACACGTTGATGTCCGTGGACTAGACCCTAACCGTTGGTACTGGTATCAATTTCAAGTGGGTAGAGAAGTTAGCCCCATTGGGCGGACTCGCACAGCACCAGCATTTTATGGCTCTATCTCACAACTAAACTTTGCTTTTGTTTCTTGTCAAGACTGGCAAAATGGCTACTATACGGCTTATCGGCATTTGGCTGAGGAAAACCTTGACCTTGTGCTTCATCTCGGTGACTACATCTACGAATACGGGCCACAACCTGGTGGGCCACGCCAGCATAATAGTCCGGAAATCATCACTCTTGCTGACTACCGGAATCGCCACGCCTTGTACAAAACTGACCCGAATCTCCAAGCCGCTCATGCTGCTTTTCCCTGGATTGTGACTTGGGACGACCATGAAGTTGATAACAACTACGCCAATTTAATTCCTGAAGACAACCAAACCCAAGAAGCTTTTAAGAAACGGCGAGCCAATGCTTATCAGGCTTACTACGAACACATGCCTCTGCGTCAGTCTTCATTGCCCAATGGCCCCGACGCGCTGCTTTATCGGCGGTTCACTTTCGGTAATTTGGCTGAGTTCAATGTACTAGACACGAGGCAATACCGCACAGACCAACCTTGTGACGATGGACTTAAGCCTCAGTGTCCCCAAGCTTTTGATCCCAATGCTACGATGACTGGTTCAGAACAAGAGCAGTGGTTATTAAAAGGGTTAGACCAATCGCGATCGCGTTGGAATGTGATTGCTCAACAAACCATGTTGGCCGAGTACAATTTTAATAGTAATCCTGGCGTAGGTGTGTTCAATGTAGATCAGTGGGACGGCTACGTAGCTGCAAGGAATCGGCTGTTGAGTTTTCTCAACCAGCGCCAACCCTCTAATCCAGTGGTCATTACCGGAGACATTCACTCTAGTTGGGTACACGACCTGAAACTTGATTTTACTAACCCAAAATCAGCAACAGTAGGCACTGAGTTCGTAGGAACCTCTATTACCTCCGACTTTCCCACCTCATTTATCGCTCCAGTTCAAGCTTCCCTACGTAATAATCCCCATACTAAGTTTTTTGATGGTGCCTTCCGAGGATACGTCCGCTGTAAACTTACTCCACAACGTTGGCAAAGTGACTACCGGGTTGTATCCAGCATCGTTGATTTGAATGCCACCGTCAAAACCCTAGCTTCCTTTGTAGTCCAAAACGGACAACCAGGAGCGTATCGAAGTTAA
- a CDS encoding serine/threonine-protein kinase: protein MLGQLLDGRYQVLQVLGGGGFGQTYIAQDTHRPGFPKCVVKHLKPVTRSPEFLETARRLFSSEAETLEQLGNHDQIPRLLAYFEHNQEFFLVQDFIEGHTLKAELTPNERWTENRVIELLQQILGILQFIHSHNVIHRDIKPDNIIRRQQDGKLVLIDFGAVKQMQTQLLTVPGHTGASIIIGTPGYMSTEQGQGKPRPNSDIYSLGIIAIQALTGLHPISFEEDPDTGEISWQHHAKVSSELASVLSKMVLHHFKQRYQSAAEVLRTLNHLDTRVEASFTQPPQASLPQQTSIGYSSASILSPENYKRLEKILLEFVGPVAPRLLQQVAASAPNCEELISQLALHLRGNQQIDFRKKTIFILEKPTLLQELTVKSDRSTINSNNFPNQESEFISKEFVEKCERELADLIGPIAKFLVQKALKSSGKISRAELVKILASQIPDTQKALQFQQRLLS from the coding sequence ATGTTAGGACAGTTATTAGACGGACGTTACCAAGTCCTTCAAGTTTTAGGTGGAGGAGGGTTCGGTCAAACCTACATTGCCCAAGACACCCACCGACCAGGTTTCCCGAAATGCGTAGTCAAACACCTTAAGCCTGTCACTCGTAGCCCCGAATTTCTCGAAACTGCCAGACGGCTATTTAGCAGTGAGGCAGAAACACTAGAACAACTGGGAAACCATGACCAAATCCCTCGGCTTTTAGCCTATTTTGAACACAACCAAGAGTTTTTCTTGGTGCAAGATTTCATTGAAGGGCATACTCTCAAAGCAGAACTGACTCCCAATGAACGTTGGACAGAAAATCGAGTCATTGAACTCCTCCAACAAATATTGGGTATTCTGCAATTTATTCACAGCCACAACGTTATTCATCGAGATATCAAGCCGGACAATATAATTAGGCGGCAACAAGACGGTAAGTTAGTGCTGATTGACTTTGGCGCAGTCAAGCAAATGCAAACTCAATTGCTTACAGTTCCAGGGCACACCGGGGCTAGCATTATTATTGGCACTCCAGGATACATGTCTACAGAACAGGGGCAAGGTAAGCCCCGCCCCAACAGTGATATTTATTCCTTGGGCATTATTGCTATCCAAGCGCTGACAGGTTTACATCCCATAAGCTTTGAGGAAGACCCAGATACAGGAGAAATTTCTTGGCAGCATCACGCTAAGGTCAGTTCTGAGTTGGCATCTGTGCTATCTAAGATGGTGCTACACCATTTTAAACAGCGCTATCAATCTGCCGCTGAAGTTCTACGGACGCTTAACCATCTCGATACTAGAGTAGAAGCATCTTTTACACAACCGCCTCAAGCTTCACTTCCTCAACAAACTTCAATTGGATATTCGTCTGCTTCGATTCTCTCTCCAGAAAATTACAAACGCCTAGAAAAAATTCTCTTGGAATTTGTCGGTCCTGTTGCCCCAAGATTACTACAACAAGTTGCAGCGTCAGCGCCCAACTGCGAAGAATTAATTAGTCAATTGGCACTTCATCTTCGAGGAAATCAACAAATTGATTTTAGGAAGAAAACAATATTTATATTAGAGAAACCTACTCTACTCCAGGAATTGACTGTTAAATCCGATCGCTCTACAATTAACTCAAATAATTTCCCAAACCAAGAATCTGAATTCATCAGCAAGGAATTTGTGGAAAAGTGCGAACGTGAGTTAGCTGATTTAATTGGCCCAATAGCTAAGTTTCTAGTCCAAAAAGCTCTTAAGTCTTCTGGAAAAATTTCTCGTGCAGAACTGGTGAAAATTTTAGCCTCACAAATTCCCGATACTCAAAAAGCTTTGCAATTTCAGCAACGTTTACTTTCTTGA
- a CDS encoding DUF4278 domain-containing protein has product MKLYYRGLSYEYDPSQVGSKKTEQPFQPVPQIGSAYNLMYRGVSYLVDPNSKSVEVPLAPVTYQLSFRGITYFVNKTAQGKFTIASQEASTSKIGTVQISQKLKLQQ; this is encoded by the coding sequence ATGAAACTTTATTATCGTGGTCTGAGTTATGAATATGACCCAAGCCAAGTTGGCAGCAAAAAAACAGAACAGCCCTTTCAACCAGTTCCTCAAATTGGGTCAGCTTATAATTTAATGTACCGTGGCGTTAGTTATCTTGTTGATCCCAATTCAAAATCGGTGGAAGTTCCTCTAGCACCAGTAACCTATCAATTGAGCTTTAGGGGAATCACCTACTTTGTAAATAAAACTGCACAAGGAAAATTTACCATAGCTTCTCAAGAAGCAAGTACTTCAAAAATTGGGACAGTGCAAATTTCTCAGAAATTAAAGCTTCAACAATAA
- the mltA gene encoding murein transglycosylase A has protein sequence MRKTLALLSLSLGIAFVNPLLSSIAQVPNLQPLPIPTTPDLSPVPIPITPEVTPPLKPVAIGTDCTLRQSCLGWDDQIWGQRGKTGDRQALLASIDNSLRYLAKNEAIAAYQNYPIKEITLDRVRRSLLRFRQLVVSSKSPAQLQAAVRREFVFYQSVGNDGKGTVKFTAYYEPVYTASRVRTATYKYPLYRLPPNFNQWAKPHPKRIDLEGKDGLQGNKSQLRGLEILWFRDRLDAYMIHIQGSAQIKLTNGKTTSVGYAGGTDYPWTSIGKELAKDGKLPLEGLTMPRLISYFRQKPQELNNYLPRWERFIFFQETNGRPATGSIHVPVTAERSIATDKSLMPPGALALIYNSFPYPASGGKLERRAVSRFVLDQDTGSAIKGPGRVDYFMGSGKLAGDRAGITGGNGSLYYLLLKE, from the coding sequence ATGAGAAAAACCCTTGCTTTGCTTTCCCTAAGTCTGGGAATTGCCTTTGTAAATCCTCTTTTGTCGTCTATTGCTCAGGTTCCTAATTTACAGCCCTTACCAATACCGACTACTCCCGATCTCTCGCCTGTACCAATACCAATCACTCCTGAGGTAACGCCACCGCTAAAACCAGTTGCCATTGGAACCGATTGTACGCTGCGGCAGAGTTGCTTGGGTTGGGATGACCAAATTTGGGGTCAAAGGGGTAAAACAGGCGATCGCCAAGCTTTATTGGCTTCTATTGACAACAGTTTGCGTTACTTAGCAAAGAATGAAGCGATCGCAGCATATCAAAATTATCCCATCAAGGAAATTACGCTCGATCGCGTCCGGAGGAGTTTACTACGTTTTCGCCAACTAGTTGTCAGTTCTAAGTCACCAGCACAATTACAAGCTGCTGTCCGGCGAGAGTTTGTTTTTTACCAGTCTGTGGGCAACGATGGCAAGGGTACTGTTAAATTCACAGCTTACTATGAACCTGTTTACACCGCTAGCCGTGTCAGGACTGCAACATATAAATATCCCCTTTATCGGCTACCACCTAATTTCAACCAATGGGCGAAACCTCATCCAAAACGAATTGATTTGGAAGGCAAGGATGGTTTACAAGGAAATAAGAGCCAGTTACGCGGTTTAGAAATTCTTTGGTTTCGCGATCGCCTAGATGCATATATGATACATATCCAAGGTTCTGCCCAAATTAAATTAACTAATGGCAAAACAACGTCTGTTGGCTATGCGGGTGGAACCGATTACCCTTGGACTAGTATCGGCAAAGAACTAGCAAAAGATGGCAAACTGCCCCTAGAAGGATTAACAATGCCACGTTTGATTAGTTACTTCCGGCAAAAACCCCAGGAGTTGAATAATTATCTGCCACGCTGGGAAAGATTTATTTTCTTCCAGGAAACAAACGGTAGACCAGCTACCGGTAGTATTCATGTGCCAGTAACAGCAGAACGTTCCATTGCCACAGATAAGTCTCTCATGCCTCCGGGAGCGCTAGCCCTAATTTATAACTCATTTCCCTATCCCGCCAGTGGTGGCAAACTCGAAAGACGTGCTGTCAGCCGCTTTGTCCTTGATCAGGATACAGGAAGCGCCATCAAAGGACCGGGACGAGTAGATTATTTTATGGGATCTGGAAAATTAGCAGGCGATCGCGCTGGCATCACAGGCGGTAATGGTTCACTATATTATTTATTGCTCAAGGAATAG
- a CDS encoding DUF5895 domain-containing protein, with the protein MKASANFDFEDEKFNAPPSQVIPWCQMINPRYGTDGIQSHGLALKLDNANAVGFVPDENWQQVEHEFSSGVETVFISTTPRLVIVRRGPLSVKDRETGLKLGTLKENYDAFLADKLKFKTFTRYLIFIVGENKKFLHQSPLQLTLNGAAGASFSKTYCEFQQGKVVSGFVAELEKAYAVYRKQPLTPKGPLFHAHGIFCPIIECEERGIEPNTVLVASTVDYKHPTVGTLTQFLIASDSLESAIICKTFEEYKEFGKEPVKSETPKMAMAGVSSSYVYADEDDFAYPPY; encoded by the coding sequence ATGAAAGCATCTGCTAATTTCGACTTTGAAGACGAGAAATTCAATGCACCGCCTTCTCAAGTCATCCCCTGGTGTCAGATGATTAATCCTCGGTATGGCACAGATGGGATACAATCCCACGGTTTGGCGCTGAAACTCGACAATGCCAATGCTGTGGGCTTTGTGCCAGATGAAAATTGGCAGCAGGTAGAGCATGAATTTAGCTCTGGAGTGGAAACGGTCTTTATTAGCACGACTCCACGCTTGGTTATAGTCCGTCGCGGGCCATTGTCTGTCAAAGACCGGGAAACTGGTCTGAAACTGGGTACACTCAAAGAGAATTATGATGCTTTTTTAGCAGACAAACTTAAATTTAAAACCTTTACTCGTTATTTAATTTTTATAGTGGGAGAGAATAAAAAGTTTTTACATCAATCACCACTACAACTAACACTTAATGGTGCAGCCGGAGCGAGTTTCAGCAAAACTTACTGCGAATTCCAACAAGGGAAAGTAGTTAGTGGATTCGTTGCTGAACTAGAAAAGGCTTATGCTGTCTACCGCAAGCAACCTTTGACACCAAAAGGCCCTTTGTTCCACGCTCACGGGATTTTTTGCCCGATAATTGAGTGTGAAGAAAGAGGCATTGAACCAAATACAGTTCTGGTAGCTTCAACTGTGGATTACAAACATCCGACGGTAGGAACTTTAACACAATTTTTAATTGCTTCCGATTCTTTGGAGTCTGCAATTATCTGCAAAACTTTTGAAGAATACAAAGAATTTGGCAAGGAACCTGTCAAATCAGAAACACCGAAAATGGCAATGGCAGGGGTTTCTAGTTCTTACGTGTATGCCGATGAAGATGATTTTGCTTATCCGCCGTATTAA
- a CDS encoding haloacid dehalogenase type II produces MINLNKYKTLTFDCYGTLIDWENGILGGLKPVLLAHNKNLDDNQILELFGEFEAELEQGEYIKYREVLRRVVQKFGERIGFEPTAEEINSLANSIQYWLPFPDTVEALTTLKQKFRLVIISNIDDDLFAFSAKHLEVEFDQIITAEQAKSYKPSLNNFKLAIERINLPLDEILHVAASVYHDIVAAKSLGLSTVWVNRRAGQQGVGATVSAVGQPDLEVPDLKILAALSLGSGE; encoded by the coding sequence ATGATTAACTTGAATAAGTACAAGACTTTAACTTTCGATTGTTATGGAACCCTAATCGATTGGGAAAACGGCATCTTAGGGGGGCTAAAGCCAGTTCTGCTGGCACACAACAAAAATTTGGATGACAATCAAATTCTGGAACTTTTTGGTGAATTTGAAGCAGAACTCGAACAAGGAGAATACATCAAGTATCGAGAAGTTTTGAGGAGAGTAGTCCAGAAATTTGGTGAACGAATTGGCTTTGAGCCAACTGCTGAGGAGATCAATTCACTAGCTAATTCAATTCAGTATTGGCTACCTTTTCCCGATACAGTTGAGGCACTTACAACCCTCAAGCAAAAGTTTAGGCTGGTAATTATATCAAATATAGATGACGATCTCTTTGCTTTCTCGGCAAAGCACTTGGAGGTGGAATTCGATCAAATAATCACAGCAGAACAGGCAAAAAGCTACAAACCTTCCTTAAATAACTTCAAACTTGCTATTGAGAGAATTAATCTACCGCTTGATGAGATATTACACGTTGCTGCTAGTGTTTATCACGATATCGTTGCAGCTAAATCTCTAGGACTATCAACAGTCTGGGTGAACCGTCGAGCAGGTCAACAAGGAGTTGGTGCTACAGTATCAGCAGTCGGTCAACCTGATTTAGAAGTCCCTGATTTGAAGATCCTCGCTGCTTTGAGTTTGGGGAGTGGGGAGTAG
- a CDS encoding ScyA-related TPP-binding enzyme, with protein sequence MDAKSDDIKADTSQKFNSTEQQSHSKPSRPFSVAEAVVKILEDLGVEYAFGVSGGAIAPVWAALHQSSIQVLHFRHEAGAAFAATETYFVSDRPVVVFATTGPGITNALTGLLAARWEGAKVILVSASTSAPQRGRWAIQETSGYTMPSAGIFTSGSVFHYATTLESSNELPEISRRLALGLAQRGGFVAHLSIPTNIQTSSLSISLPQVTLSHSAATATQETIAKCVQLLCEGSFAMWVGFGARAAAKEIRQLAERTGAAVMCSPRGKGIFPEDHPQFIGVTGFGGHESVLRYMQEQRPRRVLVLGTRLGEFTSFWNPLMIPCQGFLHVDIDPEIPGTAYPCAKTFAIQSDVGEFVKALLKYFPNHSGISKPLPVPRKRHIIKPHASIPVRPELLMNVIQQVIVDGSDALVMAESGNSFAWVIHLLQFTTPNRYRISNGFGSMGHFVTGVVGAALARNSKAVAIVGDGAMLMNSEVNTAVKYQVPAVWIVLNDGRYNICQQGMVYLGFNDADATIPQADFVKIAQGMGAEGIRVEKESDVQAALEKAIAATGPFVVDVIIDPTQIPPSESRNQSLISQGATNY encoded by the coding sequence ATGGATGCTAAATCTGACGATATAAAAGCAGATACCAGTCAAAAATTCAACTCAACTGAACAGCAATCTCATAGCAAACCATCCAGACCTTTTTCGGTAGCAGAAGCAGTGGTTAAAATTCTGGAAGATCTGGGAGTCGAGTATGCTTTTGGTGTTTCGGGAGGAGCGATCGCGCCAGTATGGGCTGCACTACACCAAAGTTCCATCCAGGTGCTGCACTTTCGCCACGAAGCTGGAGCAGCTTTTGCAGCCACTGAGACGTACTTTGTTAGCGATCGCCCAGTTGTAGTGTTCGCTACCACAGGCCCAGGAATTACCAACGCTTTGACAGGATTGTTAGCTGCCCGTTGGGAAGGAGCTAAGGTAATTCTTGTATCAGCTTCAACCTCAGCACCACAGCGGGGACGTTGGGCTATCCAAGAAACCAGCGGATACACTATGCCTAGCGCAGGTATTTTTACTTCGGGTTCAGTATTCCATTACGCAACTACTCTTGAATCCAGCAATGAACTTCCAGAGATTTCTCGAAGGCTTGCCCTGGGACTAGCACAAAGAGGAGGATTTGTAGCCCATTTGAGTATTCCTACAAACATCCAGACAAGTTCACTAAGCATATCGTTGCCACAAGTAACTCTATCCCACAGTGCGGCAACAGCAACCCAGGAGACAATCGCAAAATGTGTCCAGTTGCTATGTGAAGGATCTTTTGCCATGTGGGTGGGCTTCGGGGCACGCGCTGCGGCAAAAGAAATTCGCCAGCTTGCCGAGAGGACAGGGGCTGCTGTCATGTGTTCACCACGGGGTAAGGGTATTTTTCCAGAAGACCATCCTCAGTTCATAGGTGTCACCGGCTTTGGTGGCCATGAGTCAGTTTTAAGATATATGCAGGAACAACGTCCAAGGCGCGTGCTAGTGCTGGGAACACGTCTTGGTGAATTTACCTCCTTTTGGAATCCTTTGATGATTCCTTGCCAGGGCTTTCTCCATGTTGATATTGACCCGGAGATACCGGGAACAGCATACCCATGTGCCAAAACTTTTGCCATCCAGTCCGATGTAGGTGAGTTTGTCAAGGCATTACTCAAGTATTTTCCCAATCACTCTGGGATATCAAAACCTCTGCCTGTGCCCAGAAAGCGCCATATTATTAAGCCACACGCGAGCATTCCAGTGCGACCAGAACTCCTAATGAATGTGATTCAACAAGTAATTGTTGATGGGAGCGATGCACTGGTGATGGCAGAGTCGGGTAACTCTTTCGCTTGGGTAATTCATCTGCTGCAATTTACTACACCAAATCGTTACCGCATCAGTAACGGATTTGGATCTATGGGGCATTTTGTCACAGGTGTAGTTGGTGCTGCTTTGGCACGAAATAGCAAGGCTGTTGCCATTGTCGGAGATGGTGCCATGTTGATGAACAGCGAGGTAAACACGGCTGTAAAATATCAAGTTCCTGCTGTGTGGATTGTACTCAATGATGGGCGCTACAACATCTGCCAACAAGGAATGGTCTATCTAGGGTTCAATGACGCCGATGCAACAATCCCCCAGGCAGATTTCGTCAAGATTGCTCAGGGGATGGGAGCAGAAGGTATTCGGGTTGAAAAAGAGTCCGATGTTCAGGCAGCCCTAGAAAAAGCGATCGCGGCAACAGGCCCATTTGTAGTTGACGTAATCATTGACCCCACCCAAATACCACCATCTGAGAGTCGCAATCAGAGTTTGATTTCACAAGGCGCTACAAATTATTAA
- a CDS encoding 3-oxoacyl-ACP synthase III family protein encodes MVYSPVGIRSIALSLPTIKRTNEYYIEKYPEMFAQAEQKSLAKLFSLAGSAPGNEFDLEMMPYLLDPFRGTVERRILSLDESSLTLEEQAARDALKAAKLSADQVELMIVASVWPEQIGFGNAAFLARKLGLQGAAWNVDGACGVTPVALQTACALVRAGEYKNVLVVVSCTYSRFFDENDTLSWCIGDGAGAFVVGSLEANQGVLGTKTINTSILCDSLFSQITEDEGGNPLVRMQIDKSANKLFRETSVDLLRTCCQGAVTAAGVTLDQIDFFLFHTTSAWFASFCTRVLGIESERTINLYPQYANVGPVITVANMYHAAQLGKIRENDLVLIYGFGAAGAASASVMRWGKVALGVDSLTEMNSIIEDAQNVSLLSL; translated from the coding sequence ATGGTTTATTCTCCAGTCGGTATTCGTTCGATCGCTTTGAGCCTTCCAACTATCAAACGCACCAACGAATATTATATAGAAAAATACCCTGAGATGTTCGCACAAGCTGAGCAAAAAAGTTTAGCAAAGTTGTTTTCACTCGCCGGGTCAGCTCCTGGTAACGAATTTGATTTAGAGATGATGCCCTATCTCTTAGACCCTTTTCGTGGTACTGTTGAGCGACGGATTCTCAGTTTAGACGAGTCATCACTGACCCTAGAAGAGCAGGCAGCAAGAGACGCCCTGAAAGCAGCAAAGCTTTCTGCCGATCAAGTTGAACTGATGATTGTTGCCTCAGTTTGGCCTGAACAAATAGGATTTGGTAATGCTGCCTTCCTTGCTCGTAAACTAGGTTTGCAAGGTGCTGCTTGGAATGTTGATGGAGCGTGTGGAGTTACTCCAGTTGCACTGCAAACTGCCTGTGCTTTAGTGCGAGCCGGAGAGTACAAAAACGTGTTGGTGGTGGTCTCATGCACTTATTCTCGCTTTTTTGATGAAAATGACACCCTTTCGTGGTGTATAGGCGATGGTGCTGGAGCTTTTGTGGTTGGCTCACTTGAAGCTAACCAGGGAGTTCTCGGAACCAAGACAATCAATACAAGTATATTGTGTGACAGCTTATTTTCTCAAATCACAGAAGATGAGGGCGGTAATCCCCTGGTTCGTATGCAAATCGACAAAAGTGCAAACAAATTATTTCGGGAAACGTCCGTGGATTTGCTGCGTACTTGTTGTCAAGGCGCTGTAACTGCTGCTGGTGTGACTCTTGACCAAATTGACTTTTTTCTTTTCCATACAACTAGTGCTTGGTTTGCAAGCTTCTGCACGCGTGTATTGGGCATTGAATCAGAGCGTACAATTAACCTGTATCCTCAATATGCAAACGTTGGGCCAGTAATTACTGTAGCTAATATGTACCATGCTGCACAGTTGGGAAAAATTCGTGAAAATGACTTGGTGCTGATATATGGATTTGGTGCTGCTGGTGCGGCCTCCGCAAGTGTAATGCGCTGGGGCAAAGTGGCGCTAGGTGTTGACTCCCTCACAGAAATGAACTCAATAATCGAAGATGCCCAAAATGTTAGCCTCCTTTCTCTTTAA